Within the Devosia lucknowensis genome, the region TCCGGAGCGGCATGTCGAAGAGGCCACTCTGTCCGCATCCGGACCAACCGCCCTACGGAACTCAGGAGTTGCGGCGGACCTGAGAGGGGCCGTAGGGAACCAGAAGCATCGGGATTGCCCCGCGCCGTCTGTAAAAAGACCCTAGTCCCAACCTCGGCCTAGGCCAAGAGAATCCAGCGGATCCGGCCCAGCAACTCTTTGTTAATTATAACGAATAACCCTAATGTGGTCGATTTTAGGGATCCGGACTCAGGCAGCGTCGAAAATGACCCGGTTCCGCCCCTCGCGCTTGGCGCGATAAAGCGCGACGTCGGCCCGCTTGATCAGCGTCTCCGGCGTATCGGTCTGGCGCTCGCGGATCGAGACACCCACCGATACGGTCACATCGAGTGGCCGGGCAGCGCCGACATCGAACGACTTCTCCGACACGGACTGTCGCACGCGCTCGGCGACCGCTTCGGCCTGTCCGATATCCGTATCGGGCATCAGCACGACGAACTCTTCGCCACCGAAGCGGCACGCCAGGTCGACACCGCGGATGTTGCGCTTGAGCCGCGCCGCGAACTCGCGCAGCACGGCGTCGCCGATATCGTGACCGTGGTTGTCGTTGACCGATTTGAAGTGATCGATATCGAGGATCATGAGCGCCATGTCGCGCTCCTGCTCCTGTGCCTTGCCCAGCAACACGTTGAGATGCCGGTCGAAGTAGCGACGGTTATAAAGACCCGTCAGCCCGTCAGTCACCGCCAGCGCCATCGTGTTGTTGACGCTTTCACGCAATTCCATCGCATAGCGATGGCGCCGGATCTGCGTGCGAACGCGCGCCATCAGTTCGTTGCGATCGACTGGACGGCTGATGAAATCGTTGACCCCCAGGTCCAGGGCGCGCACCACGCGTGGTTTGTCACCAGTGTCCGCCATAAGGATGATCGGCAGGTTGCGCGAGTGGTCGACGGTGCGCACCTGCGAGCAGACGCGCAGGGGATCGAAGGCATCCAGACTCATGCTGACGAGCGCCAGCTCGTAGCTCGCCCCGGTGACCTGGAACACCGCATCGGCCGGCTCGGTCAGGATATCGACCCGGTGCTCGGGCGACAGGTAGCCCTTGATGCGCTCGGCGTGTCGGAGGTCACTGTCGATGATGAGGATATTGCCGCCACTCGCCGAGATACTGTCCATCGCCCGCAGAGCATCTTCGATGGCGATCTGCTGGCCGGTAAGGGCGCGGGCGCGGAGCTCGTCGGTCAGGGACTTGAGCCGCACGAGGCTCTTCACGCGCGCCATCAGCTGCGTATCGTCCACGGGTTTGCTCAGGAAGTCGTCGGCGCCGGCATCGAGACCCTGCACCCGGTCCGAGGGTTGGTCGAGGGCGGTAATCATCAGCACCGGCACGTGGTGCGTCTTGGGGCTCGCCTTGAGGCGACGACAGACCTCGAAACCATCCATTTCGGGCATCATCACGTCGAGCAGGACGATATCGATATCCTGGTTCTGACAGATCTCGAGAGCCTGCGGCCCCGAACTTGCGGTCACCACCTCATAGTATTCGGCGGAGAGGCGCGCTTCGAGCAGGCGGACATTGGTTGGAATGTCATCGACGATCAGAACGCGCGCGGTCACTGCATACACCCCAACACACAGGCGCGATCCCAAGCATCGCTGCCAGCGGGTCGCGCTTACAAAATTATTCGGACCAACGGCTGAATACGCGCCGTCCTATGCCCCGCCGGCTCCCGCGCTGATGCGCAGGTCAAGCCGGACCAATGTATTCGGCAATGGTTTCCAGAAAGTGAGATACCGATATGGGCTTGGAAATATAGCCCTCGCACCCGCCCTGGAGGATGCGCTCCTCGTCACCCTTCATGGCAAAGGCGGTGACGGCAACGACGGGAATGTGCGCCAGCTGCTCGTCGTCCTTGAGCCACTTGGTGACCACAAGACCCGAGACCTCCGGCAGCTGGATATCCATCAGGATCAGGTCGGGCATATGGGCTCGCGCCAGGTCCAGCGCTTCCATGCCGTTCCTGGTCTGGATGACCGCGTATCCGCGCGATTCGAGCAGGTCGTTGAAGAGCTTCATGTTGAGCTCGTTGTCTTCGACGATCATCACAGTCTTGGGCATACTACCTCGCTTGGACGCCTGCCCGGCGCCCCGCCCCGATGCCCACCAGCATGCTGATGCGCAGCTTCGCTTTCTCTTGCTTCTGAGCTAGCATTGAAACTTAAACAAAACACCACATGAGGCTGCTTCGTGCCCGTATCCGACCGTGCGCCGGACGTTTCCGCCCTTGCCGACTCTTGCCTGGGCTACCTTGCCGAACACCCCGAGGAACTCCTGGCTTTCATGCAGCACGCCGGTTTGGACCCGCAGTCGCTGCGCAACTCGGTCGGCACGGAGCGCCTGCAGCACGGCCTCATCGACTATTTTGCCGCAAACGAACCGATTCTGCTCGCCCTCTGCGCCAATGCCGGCCTCACCCCGGAAGCCTTCATGCGCGTCTGGCATCGCCTCAACCGAACCGAGTGACATGGCCGACTGGTTCTGTCGCGATTGCCTGAAGACTGGATCGGGAGCCCCCGTGCCGGGTCGCTGCCCGTCCTGCGGCTCTCCGCGCCTGCGCAGCCACGACGAACTGTTTTCGCTCTCCATCGCCCATGTCGATTGCGACGCCTTCTATGCCTCTGTCGAAAAACGCGACGACCCGAGC harbors:
- a CDS encoding PleD family two-component system response regulator encodes the protein MTARVLIVDDIPTNVRLLEARLSAEYYEVVTASSGPQALEICQNQDIDIVLLDVMMPEMDGFEVCRRLKASPKTHHVPVLMITALDQPSDRVQGLDAGADDFLSKPVDDTQLMARVKSLVRLKSLTDELRARALTGQQIAIEDALRAMDSISASGGNILIIDSDLRHAERIKGYLSPEHRVDILTEPADAVFQVTGASYELALVSMSLDAFDPLRVCSQVRTVDHSRNLPIILMADTGDKPRVVRALDLGVNDFISRPVDRNELMARVRTQIRRHRYAMELRESVNNTMALAVTDGLTGLYNRRYFDRHLNVLLGKAQEQERDMALMILDIDHFKSVNDNHGHDIGDAVLREFAARLKRNIRGVDLACRFGGEEFVVLMPDTDIGQAEAVAERVRQSVSEKSFDVGAARPLDVTVSVGVSIRERQTDTPETLIKRADVALYRAKREGRNRVIFDAA
- a CDS encoding response regulator, producing the protein MPKTVMIVEDNELNMKLFNDLLESRGYAVIQTRNGMEALDLARAHMPDLILMDIQLPEVSGLVVTKWLKDDEQLAHIPVVAVTAFAMKGDEERILQGGCEGYISKPISVSHFLETIAEYIGPA
- a CDS encoding DUF3572 family protein: MPVSDRAPDVSALADSCLGYLAEHPEELLAFMQHAGLDPQSLRNSVGTERLQHGLIDYFAANEPILLALCANAGLTPEAFMRVWHRLNRTE